A stretch of the Pseudomonas helvetica genome encodes the following:
- a CDS encoding response regulator transcription factor, translated as MYKILIADDHPLFREAIHNVISDGFPGSEVMETADLESALTLTRQHDDLDLILLDLNMPGMHGLNGLINLRNEAPTIPVVIVSAEQDKQVVLQAITYGAVGFITKSSPRSQMTEAIEQILNGNVYLPPDIIRTQKSAFTRRMSETPSFPPELLQALTRKQLLVLERMTKGESNKQIAYTLDIAETTVKAHVSAILRKLNVHNRVQAILSAGDIDFGAYLRR; from the coding sequence ATGTATAAAATTCTGATTGCCGACGATCACCCACTGTTTCGCGAAGCCATTCACAACGTTATCAGCGACGGCTTTCCGGGCAGCGAGGTGATGGAGACCGCCGACCTCGAGAGCGCCCTGACGCTGACCCGGCAGCACGACGACCTGGACCTGATCCTGCTGGATTTGAACATGCCCGGCATGCATGGCCTCAATGGCCTGATCAATCTGCGCAACGAGGCGCCGACCATTCCGGTGGTGATCGTCTCTGCCGAGCAGGACAAACAGGTGGTGCTGCAAGCCATCACCTATGGCGCCGTGGGTTTTATCACCAAGTCTTCGCCACGCTCGCAAATGACCGAGGCGATCGAGCAGATCCTCAACGGCAACGTCTACCTGCCGCCGGACATCATTCGCACGCAAAAAAGCGCCTTCACTCGACGCATGAGCGAAACCCCGAGCTTTCCTCCCGAATTGCTCCAGGCCCTGACCCGCAAGCAACTGCTGGTGCTCGAACGCATGACCAAGGGCGAATCGAACAAGCAGATCGCCTACACCCTGGACATCGCCGAAACCACGGTCAAGGCCCACGTCTCGGCGATCCTGCGCAAGCTCAATGTGCACAACCGGGTGCAAGCGATCCTCAGTGCCGGGGATATCGACTTCGGCGCTTATCTGCGGCGCTAG
- a CDS encoding ABC transporter permease gives MNAYWRCFSGIVLREWLRFVLQRTRFLSALVRPLLWLLVFAAGFRAALGIAIIEPYDTYIPYEVYIIPGLACMILLFNGMQGSLSMVYDREMGSMRVLLTSPLPRAFLLGSKLVATSLISLLQVYAFLAVAWLYGVQPPAAGLLLALPVLLLVALMLSALGLLLSNAIRQLENFAGVMNFVIFPLFFLSSALYPLWKMLEASQWLYWLCALNPFTHAVELVRFALYERLNPLALAVCLGLTLLFSALAVLTFNPQHAALRKAG, from the coding sequence ATGAACGCATACTGGCGGTGTTTCAGCGGTATCGTGTTGCGCGAATGGCTGCGCTTCGTGTTGCAGCGCACGCGCTTTCTCAGCGCCCTGGTGCGCCCGCTACTGTGGCTGCTGGTGTTCGCCGCAGGTTTTCGCGCCGCCCTGGGTATCGCGATTATCGAACCCTACGACACCTACATTCCCTATGAGGTGTACATCATCCCGGGCCTGGCCTGCATGATCCTGCTGTTCAACGGTATGCAGGGCTCGCTGTCGATGGTCTACGACCGGGAGATGGGCAGCATGCGGGTGCTGCTGACCAGCCCTCTGCCGCGAGCCTTTCTGCTGGGCAGCAAACTAGTGGCCACCTCGTTGATTTCCCTGTTGCAGGTTTATGCTTTCCTCGCCGTCGCCTGGCTGTACGGCGTGCAACCACCGGCGGCGGGACTGCTGCTGGCGTTACCGGTGTTGCTGCTGGTGGCCCTGATGCTCAGTGCCTTGGGGCTGCTGCTGTCCAACGCGATTCGCCAGTTGGAGAACTTTGCCGGGGTGATGAATTTCGTGATCTTCCCGCTGTTTTTCCTGTCATCGGCCCTGTACCCGTTGTGGAAGATGCTCGAGGCCAGTCAGTGGTTATACTGGCTCTGTGCCCTGAACCCGTTCACCCATGCGGTGGAGCTGGTGCGTTTTGCCCTGTACGAACGCCTCAATCCGTTGGCATTGGCGGTGTGCCTGGGGCTGACCCTGCTGTTCAGCGCGCTTGCAGTGCTGACCTTCAATCCCCAGCATGCGGCGTTACGCAAGGCCGGATAA
- a CDS encoding ABC transporter ATP-binding protein, with the protein MNALDVCDVSFAYGPREALKQVSFSLAPGRFAALLGPNGAGKSTLIALLTRLYDLQRGDIRVGGCSLRNAARPALRQLGVVFQQSTLDLDLSIEQNLRYHAALQGLSRGQSQRRIDAELARQGLSERRHERVRELNGGHRRRVEIARALLHEPRLLLLDEASAGLDPASRLALNRHIRTLCHEQQISALWTTHLLDEVHPDDDLLILHQGRLVASGQADALSREHGGDLDAAFARLTPSPGLAAATGVSTR; encoded by the coding sequence ATGAACGCCCTTGATGTCTGCGACGTGAGCTTCGCCTACGGCCCGCGCGAAGCACTGAAACAGGTCAGTTTCAGCCTGGCACCGGGGCGTTTCGCGGCATTGCTGGGGCCCAACGGCGCGGGCAAGTCAACGCTGATCGCCCTGCTCACCCGGCTCTATGACCTGCAACGCGGGGACATTCGAGTCGGCGGTTGCTCGTTGCGCAACGCCGCGCGCCCGGCCTTGCGTCAATTGGGGGTGGTGTTCCAGCAAAGCACTCTGGACCTGGACCTGAGCATTGAACAGAACCTGCGCTATCACGCCGCGTTGCAGGGTTTGTCGCGCGGCCAGAGCCAGCGGCGGATCGATGCCGAACTGGCGCGCCAAGGCCTGAGCGAGCGACGGCACGAACGGGTTCGTGAACTCAATGGCGGGCATCGCCGGCGGGTGGAAATTGCCCGCGCCCTGCTCCACGAACCACGCTTGCTGCTACTGGATGAAGCCAGTGCCGGCCTCGACCCGGCCAGCCGCCTGGCGCTCAATCGGCACATTCGCACGCTGTGTCACGAACAACAGATCAGTGCGCTCTGGACCACCCACCTGCTGGACGAAGTGCATCCCGACGATGACCTGCTGATCCTCCATCAGGGCCGGCTGGTCGCCAGCGGACAGGCGGACGCGCTGAGCCGGGAGCACGGCGGCGACCTTGATGCCGCGTTCGCCCGCCTCACCCCTTCACCTGGCCTCGCGGCCGCTACCGGAGTCAGCACCCGATGA
- a CDS encoding YVTN family beta-propeller repeat protein codes for MRRTLLTCALLLAAGQAVASTAWVSNEKDNSLSLIDMQTLQVTETLPVGQRPRGLLLSHDNKLLYICASDSDRVQVMDVATRKIIKELPSGKDPEQFALHPNNRWLYVSNEDDALVTVIDTETAKVLGQVNVGVEPEGMAVSPDGKWAVNTSETTNMLHWIDTSTQTLTDSTLVDQRPRFVEFNRDGSQLWASAEIGGTVTILDVATRKILKTLKFQIKGVHPDKVQPVGVKLSADGKYAFVALGPANHVAVIDAKTFEILDYLLVGRRVWQMSFTPDQSQLLATNGVSGDVSVIDVNSLKVIKSVKVGRYPWGVVVTP; via the coding sequence ATGCGCCGCACCCTGCTCACTTGCGCCCTCCTGCTCGCCGCCGGGCAAGCCGTGGCGAGCACCGCCTGGGTCTCCAACGAGAAAGACAACAGCCTGAGCCTGATCGACATGCAGACCCTGCAAGTCACCGAGACCCTGCCCGTAGGCCAGCGTCCGCGCGGGCTGTTGCTGTCCCACGACAACAAATTGCTGTACATCTGCGCCAGCGACTCGGACCGGGTCCAGGTGATGGATGTGGCCACCCGCAAGATCATCAAGGAGCTGCCCTCCGGCAAGGACCCGGAGCAGTTCGCCCTGCACCCCAACAACCGCTGGCTGTATGTCTCCAACGAGGACGATGCACTGGTGACGGTGATCGACACCGAAACCGCCAAGGTCCTGGGCCAGGTCAATGTCGGCGTCGAACCCGAAGGCATGGCGGTCAGCCCCGACGGCAAGTGGGCGGTCAACACCAGTGAAACCACGAACATGCTGCACTGGATCGACACCAGCACCCAGACCCTGACCGACAGCACCCTGGTGGATCAGCGGCCGCGTTTCGTCGAGTTCAATCGGGATGGCTCGCAACTCTGGGCTTCCGCCGAAATCGGCGGCACCGTAACCATTCTCGATGTGGCGACCCGCAAGATCCTCAAGACCCTGAAGTTCCAGATCAAGGGCGTGCACCCGGACAAAGTACAGCCGGTGGGCGTCAAGCTCAGCGCCGACGGCAAGTACGCCTTCGTCGCACTGGGCCCGGCCAACCATGTGGCGGTCATCGATGCAAAAACCTTCGAAATCCTCGACTACCTGTTGGTCGGGCGACGTGTCTGGCAAATGTCGTTCACCCCGGATCAGAGCCAGTTGCTGGCGACCAACGGGGTCAGCGGCGATGTATCAGTGATCGATGTCAACAGCCTCAAGGTCATCAAATCGGTGAAGGTCGGACGCTACCCATGGGGCGTGGTGGTCACGCCATGA
- a CDS encoding ABC transporter substrate-binding protein — protein MRQLIGYALFYWLAIACSALLATQSQADDDPLQVRIGYLGYRPDPGPLLSTVIPEPTDAGLRGAELAIIDSNSTGRFLKHDYHLQSTVVDSPEALLEAARVQHAQGLRLFVVNVPLDSLRQLSAALPDSLLFNAGSADDSLRSTDCLVNVLHSLPSRAMLADALVQFMVVRKWQRALLIVGQTPEDQAYAAALRRAMKRFGLKIVAEKPWTFDNDQRRSAQADMPLFTQTAEYDVVLVADERGDFGEYVPYQTWYPRPVAGTQGLTPTGWHHSVETYGAAQLQKRFEALAGRYMNDRDFAAWVAVRSIASAVSKLRQTDPVAIRQLELSDQLPLDGFKGRKLSYRPWNGQLRQPIPIVQPRALVSTAPEDGFLHPTNEMDSLGFDKPEVSCRYP, from the coding sequence ATGCGCCAGCTTATTGGTTACGCCCTGTTCTATTGGTTGGCGATTGCCTGCTCCGCGTTGCTGGCCACCCAGAGCCAGGCGGACGACGACCCGTTGCAAGTGCGCATCGGTTACCTGGGTTATCGCCCCGATCCCGGACCATTGCTCTCCACTGTCATCCCCGAACCCACTGATGCGGGGCTGCGAGGTGCCGAGTTGGCAATCATCGACAGCAACAGCACCGGGCGCTTTCTCAAACACGACTATCACCTGCAAAGCACCGTCGTCGACAGTCCCGAAGCGTTGCTCGAAGCCGCCAGAGTCCAGCACGCTCAAGGCCTGCGATTGTTCGTGGTGAATGTGCCGCTGGACAGTCTGCGCCAGCTCAGCGCCGCCCTGCCCGACAGCCTGCTGTTCAATGCCGGCAGTGCCGATGACAGCCTGCGCAGCACCGACTGCCTGGTCAACGTGCTGCACAGTCTGCCCAGCCGGGCCATGCTGGCCGATGCACTGGTGCAGTTCATGGTGGTGCGCAAATGGCAGCGGGCGTTGCTGATCGTCGGTCAGACGCCGGAAGACCAGGCCTATGCCGCCGCTCTGCGACGGGCCATGAAACGCTTCGGGCTGAAGATCGTCGCCGAGAAACCCTGGACGTTCGACAACGACCAGCGCCGCAGCGCCCAGGCCGACATGCCCCTGTTCACCCAGACCGCCGAATACGACGTGGTGCTGGTGGCGGATGAGCGCGGCGACTTCGGCGAATACGTCCCCTACCAGACCTGGTACCCGCGCCCCGTGGCCGGCACTCAGGGGCTGACCCCAACCGGCTGGCACCACAGCGTGGAAACCTACGGGGCCGCCCAGTTGCAGAAGCGCTTCGAAGCCTTGGCCGGACGCTATATGAACGACCGCGACTTCGCCGCCTGGGTCGCCGTGCGCAGCATCGCCAGCGCAGTCAGTAAACTGCGCCAGACCGACCCGGTGGCCATTCGCCAACTGGAACTCAGTGACCAGTTGCCACTGGACGGTTTCAAGGGCCGCAAACTCAGCTATCGCCCATGGAACGGCCAGTTGCGCCAGCCGATCCCCATCGTCCAGCCGCGAGCACTGGTCAGCACCGCGCCCGAGGACGGCTTTTTACACCCCACCAATGAAATGGACAGCCTGGGTTTCGACAAACCTGAAGTGAGTTGCCGCTATCCCTGA
- the pedF gene encoding cytochrome c-550 PedF, protein MTTKRNALLVAGLLTGLFGAGATWAHGNVVPQAVETKGLTPIKDAGVQVDADGWAAANPYRSSPEHDKALEIGSSAYNQNCAACHGLEAKSGGIAPDLRLLDVGEAGDEWFVQRVRNGAVRDGRVYMPKMADYLSQEALWAVRTYLDSVHVEQ, encoded by the coding sequence ATGACAACAAAACGCAACGCCTTGCTGGTTGCCGGGCTGCTGACCGGCCTGTTCGGTGCCGGTGCAACCTGGGCTCATGGCAATGTGGTCCCCCAGGCAGTGGAAACCAAGGGCCTGACCCCGATCAAGGATGCCGGCGTGCAGGTCGATGCCGATGGCTGGGCTGCGGCGAATCCCTATCGGTCCTCCCCTGAACATGACAAGGCTCTGGAAATCGGCTCTTCGGCCTACAACCAGAACTGCGCCGCCTGCCATGGCCTGGAAGCCAAGTCCGGCGGTATTGCCCCTGACCTGCGCCTGCTGGATGTCGGCGAAGCGGGTGATGAATGGTTCGTCCAGCGTGTCCGTAATGGCGCGGTGCGCGACGGTCGGGTCTACATGCCGAAGATGGCCGACTACCTGAGCCAGGAAGCGCTGTGGGCGGTGCGCACCTACCTCGACAGCGTGCATGTCGAGCAATGA
- a CDS encoding transporter substrate-binding domain-containing protein, whose translation MRLLAVFISAVLLCCQAVQAQVRTFDQMIAEGELKVAVYKDFAPYSFEDAGTPRGVDVELARALAKALGVRLTLIWAPPGEKLDDDLRDYIWRGSQLRNQQLADLMMRVPYDRDYSQKRNELGELENGHVVMFGPYQNEQWQVAYDRRRLESVGSVAVFEHHPIGVEVDSVPSFYLTSVFNGMLRASTHHYPGVPQAFAAMKAGEVDAVMAMRGEIDWQVHEAADPQLALAENAYPNMGKQLWEIGMAVHESNRQLAYAVEEALEGLIRDGTLKAIYASYGLRYDVPDMYQ comes from the coding sequence ATGCGCCTGCTCGCGGTGTTCATCAGTGCAGTGTTGTTGTGTTGCCAGGCGGTGCAGGCGCAAGTCCGCACCTTTGACCAAATGATCGCCGAAGGGGAGCTGAAGGTCGCGGTCTACAAGGATTTCGCTCCCTACAGCTTCGAAGATGCGGGCACGCCACGCGGGGTTGATGTTGAACTGGCCCGGGCCCTGGCCAAGGCGCTCGGTGTCCGTCTCACGCTGATCTGGGCGCCGCCGGGAGAAAAGCTCGACGACGATTTGCGCGACTACATCTGGCGCGGCAGCCAACTGCGCAACCAGCAGTTGGCCGACCTGATGATGCGCGTACCTTACGACCGCGACTACTCACAAAAGCGCAACGAGCTCGGTGAACTGGAGAACGGCCACGTAGTGATGTTCGGGCCTTACCAGAACGAGCAATGGCAGGTCGCTTACGACCGTCGTCGACTGGAGTCGGTAGGCAGCGTTGCGGTGTTCGAACATCACCCCATCGGGGTTGAGGTCGACAGTGTGCCGTCGTTCTACCTGACCTCGGTGTTCAACGGCATGCTCAGGGCCAGTACTCACCACTATCCGGGCGTACCCCAGGCCTTTGCTGCCATGAAGGCCGGCGAGGTCGATGCGGTGATGGCGATGCGCGGCGAGATCGACTGGCAGGTGCACGAGGCGGCCGATCCGCAATTGGCGCTGGCAGAAAACGCCTACCCGAACATGGGCAAGCAGCTCTGGGAGATCGGCATGGCGGTGCATGAAAGCAACCGTCAGCTGGCCTATGCGGTAGAGGAAGCGCTGGAAGGCTTGATCCGCGACGGCACGCTCAAGGCGATCTATGCCAGCTATGGCCTGCGCTATGACGTGCCCGACATGTACCAATAA